Part of the Oscillibacter hominis genome is shown below.
CCCCAGAGCACCAGATCCAGCACATTGTCCTCCGTGATTCCAAAGCGTTTGGACTGCTTCATGCAGAACCACAGCGCCACCATCAGTCCCAGTGCGATCAGAAACCCATACCAGTACACCCCGTGGCCAATGTTCAGCATTTTGGGACTGGCGGTAAATTCCCAGTCCCCGAACAGTCCCGGAAAGCTGATGGGCATATCCTTTAATGCGGTCAATTTGCGTTCCTCCTTAGTCCTTCGGCAGGATCATCGACAGCGCCCGGCGGCTCTCCACAATGTTCTCCCGCAGGAAACGAATGATGTCCTCCCGGTCCACGGTGTCAAAGACCTCGGGAAACCGGCAGGCGTCGTATCCTTTAAAATACCCTTCCGACAACAGCATGGCGATGTTCTCAAAGGAGTTCAGGGACCGGATCATGGAGCCGAAGGTGGACTTGCGGATCTGCTGGAAGTAGGTCTCGTCGATCCCCTCCCGAACCAGCCGCCCGGCCTCCTCCGTGATACTCTCCGCCACAGCCCTGGGGTCTCTGCTGTCCCCTCCGGCGTAGAGATAGGCCACGCCGGGCAGCATCTCAAAAGCGCCGCCAAAGGTGCCGTTGATCAGCCCCTTGTCATAGAGCCTTGCATAGAGCGGGCTGGAGTCCCCCAACAGCACATCGCAGGCGATTTCGCCCACAATGCTCTCCCGGAGCTCCTCCCCTTTCCCCGGCGGCGTACAGCGATACCCGCTGAGGAACATGGGCATGGAGACCTCCATCCGCATCTCGGTCTCCTTTTGGCTGACTGCGTCCGGCTCCTGTCCGCCGTAATCCCGCTCAATGGGAGCCGCAGCTCCCCGGCCGGGCAGCTCCTGGTAAACAAGGTCCATGATGCGCTGGGGGTCCACGTTGCCCACCACGCACAGCACCATGTTGGAGGGCGTGTAAAAGGCCTTGTGGCAATCATAGAGCGTCTCGGCGGTGATGTGGGAAATGCTCTCCACCGTGCCTGCCACGCTGACCCGCGCCGTGCTCTTTTCATAGAGACACTGCATCATCCGGGTGTAGACCTGCCATTCCGGGTTGTCCTCGATCATGCGGATCTCCTGGCCGATGATCCCCTGCTCCTTGGCCACGCTGGCCTTGGTGAAATAGGGCACGGTCACAAAGGAGAGCAGGATTTTCAAATTCTCCTCAAAGTGCTCGGTGGAGTCAAAATAATAGGCCGTGATGGCGTTGGAAGTAAAGGCGTTCGGCTCCGCCCCGTTCTTCGCCAATTCCTGGAGGGCATTCCCCTCCTTGGTGTCGAACATCTTGTGCTCCAGGTAGTGGGCAATACCCGCCGGGGTGTCCAGCCACTGCCCGTCCCTTAAAAACCGGAGGTCCATGCCGCCGTAGCGGGTGGCGAAAAAGGCGTAGCTCTTGGCGTGGTGCTCCTTGGGCACCACATAGAGCTTCAGCCCGTTGGGCAGCGTCGTCTCGTAAACGGATTCCCCAATGCGGTCGTAGTTGGTTTTGTTCACGCCGTTTGCTCCTTTCCCTTCAGGAAATACACCGTGTCCAGACGGATTTGGGCGGCAGCGGCCAGGATCCGCTCCAGCGTCACGCCGTCAAGCTCCGCGATCATGTCCTCCGGCGTCTCGCTCTGACCGGTGGCGGCCTGTCCCAGATAGAAGTCCTCCAGCCGGCCCTGGGAGTCCTCCATGGTGCGGAAGGCGTTGGTCATGGTGCTTCTGGCCCCTTCCAGTTCCCAATCCTCCAGCCGCCCCTGCTGCACCGCCTTCAGCTGGGCCATGATCTCGTCATAGGCCTTTTGATAGTTTTTCGTCTCAATTCCGGAGGACACAGTGACCAGGTTCTTCTTCCTGTGATACTGAGAGGTTGCAAAGTAGCACAGCGACAGTTTCTCCCGCACGTTGAGAAAGAGCTTGGAGTTGCTGGTGCCGCCAAAGAGGGCGTTGGCCAGCAGCATGGCGGGCGTATCGTCGCTGCCGCAGCGAAAGCCCATGGAGAGCTTCCCCTGGGTCACATCCATCTCCTCCGCCACGTAGCGGGGCTCCTCCGGGGCGGGCCGGGTGGTGGTCACCGCCGGCTCCCCCACCTCTTCCCGGGGCAGTGTGGAAAATGCCTCCTCCAGTGCAAGACGCACCCGCTCCAGCGAGGCGCTGCCGATATAAAAGAGCTCCAGGCGGCTGGAGGCGATCAATCTGCGGTAGCTTTCGTTCAGCTTTGCCGGGGTGATGCGCTCCACGTCCTTTTCCTCGCCAAAGCGGCTGACACCGTAAGGCTCCTCCCCGCACATCTCCTGCAGCAGCCTGCGGTCTGCATAGTCCCGCTTATCGTTGACAATGCCCCGGATGGCGTCAATCAGGTTGGCCTTCTCCCCCTCCACATAGGCGCCAAGGAAGCGGCCATTTTTTGTGGCCGGGGACAGGATCATCTCTCCGATCAGCTCCGCCACCGGCTCCAGCAGCTTCTCCCCGCCCGGGGTGTAGGCGTCGTCGATGAAGCTGGAGACAAAGCCCACACACTGGTTTTCACCCTTTTTGCGCACCGTGTATTCCACCCGGGCGCCATAGAGCAGGTCCAGTGCCGCGGAAAGGCTCTGCATGTCCGGGTAACGGGCCGTGCCCCGGCGCAGCACCGCCGGGATCAGCGCATGGGCGGATGCCGTCTCGGCCCGCAGCGGCGTCACAAACTGGGCGGAGAGAAAGCTGGTCTTGAATTTATCGGATGGCAGGTATGTGAAGTACACGCCCTGTCCAAGCTCCATTCTTCTCATAATGTTCAGCTCCTGTTCTGTGAGATCGTCATACAGATGATAGTATACCACTTATTGCACCAATTCCGCAAGAGGCTGGCAAACGATCCGGTTTTGTACTGCTTCCGTCAAAATATGACGCCCAGTTGAAAAATTCGACCGCAGACGCTGAATCAAAACAAACCACATCCAGCAGACAGTCCTTCCCTCCCATGCGCAATCTGCCTGTTGACAATATCGATATTCGATGTTATTCTGTGTTCAGTTATATTAGCGATATTCGATAATTCTTTTGACGGGAGGCAGCAAGGTGGCACGGGAACAGTTTGAAACACTGACGGAGCAGATGTTTTACATCCTGCTCTGTTTGCAGTCGGAGTGTTACGGCACAGATATGATGGAGCGGATCCGCTCCATGACCGGCGGCCGGGTCTCCGTGGGGCCGGGCACGCTCTACAACCTGCTGGACCGCTTCCTTTCCGCCGGCATGATCCGGGAAACCAAGGTGGAGGGGCGAAAGCGCAGCTACCTCATCACCGGCGCGGGCCTTGAGGCATTGGAGCAGGAGTACCGGCGCTTAGGGATGCTGCGGGCGGATTACCGCACCTATGGGAGAAAGGAGCTGGATGGTCATGCGGAGTAAGAAGCGCAGAGTGGAGTCCTTCCTCTTTTATCAGTACACGGACATTGAGCGTCACCTGACCAGGATGGCGGAGCGGGGCTGGCAGCTGGAGGCCATCACCTCTTTCGGGTGGCGGTACCGCCGGGCGGAGCCAAAGCGCCTTACCTATTCCGTCACCTATTTTGCCGACGCCTCGGAGTTTGACCCCGAACCCACAGAAGACCAGCAGGTCTATCTGGACTACTGCGCCCAGGCCGGATGGCGCTTTGTGGCCCAGTGGGCCCAAATGCAAATCTTCTGCTCAGAAGAGGAGCACCCAGTGCCCATCGAAACGGATGAACAGGAGAAGTTCCGGGCCATCTGCCGCTCCATGAAAAAGAATTACCTGCCCGGCAACCTCCTGCTCCTTGGCTGCTGCCTGCTCCAGATGTTTACCCAGAGCCAGCTCTTTTTCGACAACCCCATCATGAGCCTGGCCACCAGTACCACGCTCACCAATTTCGCCGTCTGGCTCCTTTTGGCCATTCATCTGGGCGGTTCACTTTTCCTCTACTGGCGCTGGAAGCGGCGTACCGCCGCAGCTGTGGCCCAGGGCGGCCCCTGCACGGCCAGCACCAGCAAATGGCCCCAGTGGAGCGGACGTGTGGCCGTTATTTTGCTGGTGCTCTCCCAGGCCCAGTACTTTTTCCTGCAAAACAACGGCCGGACCGGTTGGGTCTATCTGATCTACGGGCTCTTTTTCATGCTGGCGATCCTGCTTCCTGTCCTTGGGGTGAAGCAGCTGTGCAAAAAGCTGAAGGCTGACCGGATCACCAACGTCGTTTTCACCACATTAGCCGCCATAGTGGTCAGCATTTTGGCCACGATGGTCCTGACCAAGGTGGTTTTCTGGTCCATTGACCATGGCGTCCTGGAAGAGTCCCAGCCGGAGACTGTGACCGTCACCACGGACCGTGGGCAGACCTACATGGTGGACGTCTACCACGACGACCTTCCCCTGACAATAGAGGACCTGCAGGACGAGGGATTTGACCAGTACTCCTATGCCCGGGACCATCAGGAGAGCATTTTCCTCCGCCGGGAGGCAGGTCTCCAGACACCTTATCTCTATCCGGGCGACGCACCGGAGCTCTACTACGCCCGGCTGACGCCGAAGCTGCCGCTGGTCTACCGCTTCTGCCGCTGGGAGCTGACCCGGCCCTTTGCGTCTATTGGAGTGGACTATGAGATGACCCCCATTGACCCAGCGCCCTGGCGGGCGGAGGCCGCCTACCAAAAGCGGGCCCTCAACCCATACCACGACGACCTC
Proteins encoded:
- the yfmH gene encoding EF-P 5-aminopentanol modification-associated protein YfmH produces the protein MNKTNYDRIGESVYETTLPNGLKLYVVPKEHHAKSYAFFATRYGGMDLRFLRDGQWLDTPAGIAHYLEHKMFDTKEGNALQELAKNGAEPNAFTSNAITAYYFDSTEHFEENLKILLSFVTVPYFTKASVAKEQGIIGQEIRMIEDNPEWQVYTRMMQCLYEKSTARVSVAGTVESISHITAETLYDCHKAFYTPSNMVLCVVGNVDPQRIMDLVYQELPGRGAAAPIERDYGGQEPDAVSQKETEMRMEVSMPMFLSGYRCTPPGKGEELRESIVGEIACDVLLGDSSPLYARLYDKGLINGTFGGAFEMLPGVAYLYAGGDSRDPRAVAESITEEAGRLVREGIDETYFQQIRKSTFGSMIRSLNSFENIAMLLSEGYFKGYDACRFPEVFDTVDREDIIRFLRENIVESRRALSMILPKD
- the yfmF gene encoding EF-P 5-aminopentanol modification-associated protein YfmF, producing the protein MRRMELGQGVYFTYLPSDKFKTSFLSAQFVTPLRAETASAHALIPAVLRRGTARYPDMQSLSAALDLLYGARVEYTVRKKGENQCVGFVSSFIDDAYTPGGEKLLEPVAELIGEMILSPATKNGRFLGAYVEGEKANLIDAIRGIVNDKRDYADRRLLQEMCGEEPYGVSRFGEEKDVERITPAKLNESYRRLIASSRLELFYIGSASLERVRLALEEAFSTLPREEVGEPAVTTTRPAPEEPRYVAEEMDVTQGKLSMGFRCGSDDTPAMLLANALFGGTSNSKLFLNVREKLSLCYFATSQYHRKKNLVTVSSGIETKNYQKAYDEIMAQLKAVQQGRLEDWELEGARSTMTNAFRTMEDSQGRLEDFYLGQAATGQSETPEDMIAELDGVTLERILAAAAQIRLDTVYFLKGKEQTA
- a CDS encoding PadR family transcriptional regulator; the encoded protein is MAREQFETLTEQMFYILLCLQSECYGTDMMERIRSMTGGRVSVGPGTLYNLLDRFLSAGMIRETKVEGRKRSYLITGAGLEALEQEYRRLGMLRADYRTYGRKELDGHAE
- a CDS encoding DUF2812 domain-containing protein — protein: MRSKKRRVESFLFYQYTDIERHLTRMAERGWQLEAITSFGWRYRRAEPKRLTYSVTYFADASEFDPEPTEDQQVYLDYCAQAGWRFVAQWAQMQIFCSEEEHPVPIETDEQEKFRAICRSMKKNYLPGNLLLLGCCLLQMFTQSQLFFDNPIMSLATSTTLTNFAVWLLLAIHLGGSLFLYWRWKRRTAAAVAQGGPCTASTSKWPQWSGRVAVILLVLSQAQYFFLQNNGRTGWVYLIYGLFFMLAILLPVLGVKQLCKKLKADRITNVVFTTLAAIVVSILATMVLTKVVFWSIDHGVLEESQPETVTVTTDRGQTYMVDVYHDDLPLTIEDLQDEGFDQYSYARDHQESIFLRREAGLQTPYLYPGDAPELYYARLTPKLPLVYRFCRWELTRPFASIGVDYEMTPIDPAPWRAEAAYQKRALNPYHDDLFEGYYVLCYENMLLSLRTDLPLTEEQIAVIVDRLVQ